A window of Metabacillus sp. B2-18 contains these coding sequences:
- a CDS encoding IS1182 family transposase (programmed frameshift), with protein MFNTRENTQNEVEFIVIDDLVPENHLLRKIDKYIDFSFILEKVKPYYCEDNGRPSIDPLVLFKMMFVGYLYGIRSERQLEEEIKMNIAYRWFLGLKLSDRVPHHSTISWNRRTRYKETNIFQEIFDEIVFQAMEHRMVGGRVLFTDSTHLKANANKHKFTRETVEVETRDYIEDLNKAIEQDRKEHGKKPLKEREEVKETKEIRVSSTDPESGFMSRDNKQEMFCYLDHRTTDFKFNIITDAYVTPGNVHDSVPYLSRLDRQIERFGFKVEASALDSGYLTSAVCKGLSDRNIFGVIAHRRFKPTKGLFPKWKFTYDRENDLYICPNKDELTYRTTTREGYREYKSDPKKCATCPLLSQCTRSKNNQKVVTRHVWEDHKDQVRLNRLSPSGKELYKFRKEKVERSFADSKELHGLRYCRLRGLRNASEQVLLTAACQNMKKIATHLAKLS; from the exons ATGTTCAATACAAGAGAAAACACACAAAATGAAGTTGAATTTATAGTAATAGATGACCTTGTTCCTGAAAATCATCTGCTTCGAAAAATAGATAAATATATAGATTTTTCATTCATTCTTGAAAAGGTAAAACCTTATTATTGTGAGGATAATGGACGCCCTTCAATTGATCCTTTAGTTCTTTTTAAAATGATGTTTGTTGGCTATTTATATGGAATTCGCTCTGAGAGACAATTAGAAGAAGAAATTAAAATGAATATTGCTTATAGATGGTTTTTAGGATTGAAATTATCTGATCGAGTTCCTCATCATTCTACAATAAGTTGGAATCGTAGAACTCGTTATAAAGAAACAAATATATTCCAAGAAATCTTTGATGAGATTGTCTTTCAGGCAATGGAACATCGTATGGTAGGAGGAAGAGTTCTCTTTACAGATTCTACTCATTTAAAAGCTAATGCGAATAAACACAAATTCACTAGAGAAACGGTTGAGGTTGAGACTAGAGATTATATTGAAGACTTAAATAAAGCTATTGAACAAGATCGTAAAGAACATGGAAAAAAGC CTCTGAAAGAAAGAGAGGAGGTGAAGGAAACTAAGGAAATACGTGTAAGTTCAACAGATCCTGAAAGTGGATTTATGTCTAGAGATAACAAACAGGAAATGTTCTGTTACCTAGATCATCGAACGACAGACTTTAAATTCAATATTATAACTGATGCGTATGTTACACCAGGTAATGTCCATGATTCTGTTCCTTATTTATCAAGACTTGACCGTCAAATCGAGCGATTTGGTTTTAAAGTAGAAGCTTCAGCTTTGGATTCAGGATATCTAACTAGTGCTGTTTGTAAGGGATTATCGGATAGAAACATATTTGGAGTAATTGCTCATAGAAGATTTAAACCAACCAAAGGTTTGTTTCCTAAATGGAAATTTACATATGATAGAGAGAATGATCTATATATTTGTCCAAATAAGGATGAGTTAACTTATCGAACAACTACAAGAGAGGGATATCGAGAATATAAATCTGATCCCAAGAAATGTGCAACATGTCCTCTACTCTCACAGTGTACAAGGTCGAAAAACAACCAAAAAGTAGTAACTCGACATGTTTGGGAAGATCATAAAGATCAAGTTAGATTAAATCGCCTTTCCCCATCTGGGAAAGAACTATATAAATTTAGAAAAGAAAAGGTAGAGCGAAGCTTTGCAGATTCAAAAGAATTGCATGGGCTTCGCTACTGCCGGTTACGGGGATTAAGGAATGCAAGTGAGCAGGTGCTTCTCACCGCTGCTTGCCAGAATATGAAAAAGATTGCCACACACCTAGCTAAGTTAAGCTAG
- a CDS encoding methylated-DNA--[protein]-cysteine S-methyltransferase, whose product MFYTYYDSPIGRLTIVSTLREITHLFLTTEHFKDFQTVNKLVDDPQHLILREAVKQLDEYFYEGRANFDLPFEIKGTDFQKKIWAELRQIPIGQVCSYQDIAIKIGNKSAVRAIGQANKANRLPIFIPCHRVIGKNQRLTGYAGDKNDLKAKLLTHENVSFKH is encoded by the coding sequence ATGTTTTATACTTATTATGACTCCCCAATTGGTAGACTTACAATTGTATCGACACTTAGGGAAATTACCCACTTATTTTTAACTACAGAACATTTTAAAGATTTTCAAACTGTAAATAAGCTTGTGGATGATCCACAACATCTTATCCTTCGTGAAGCAGTAAAACAGCTTGATGAATATTTTTATGAAGGAAGAGCAAATTTTGACCTACCATTCGAGATAAAAGGCACTGACTTTCAAAAAAAGATTTGGGCTGAGTTACGTCAAATTCCGATAGGACAAGTTTGTAGTTATCAGGACATTGCCATCAAAATTGGTAACAAGAGTGCTGTACGTGCTATTGGGCAAGCAAATAAAGCAAATAGATTGCCAATATTTATTCCATGTCATCGAGTTATAGGGAAGAATCAGAGGCTAACCGGTTATGCTGGAGATAAAAATGATTTGAAAGCTAAGCTTTTAACTCATGAGAATGTTTCATTTAAACATTAA
- a CDS encoding PAS domain-containing sensor histidine kinase: protein MKQTMEDREIVALKAQLAQVEKENEMLKFKLLQHENILEGALDAVAIFDENMRFIDVNSAACHMFQLQKKELCKRNLYDFLSLIPSNQIREVIDAIYQDDPIRKELIVKLDNGQVKFLEISLRKNAINGYDLAMIKDVSFKKMLERERTINEQLFKDLFHRAVDGIVIFDQKGDFIDANGSFCSSFEITKTQLNSFGLEDFIDEQEKYRLDNLWKMLKENGSAKGELPVILKDGSKKIFEFTTTSNIIDGIYMAIMRDITEKRSMEIQLYKSEERFREVFENAIDAIMIWDKHGQILKVNQAASRTFELNEAELVRRNILDFVDQTSLSFLKVKKEYFKIGAIREELLFHMPNGQNKELEFTSKMDILDGHHLTIFRNVSERKRMEKILRESEHKFRSIFDGAMDGIILFNHSFEIIEANETAKKILNLNSEDIKSSRICDILFSHAHVDPDTKTLESYEENIQEIMYMNENGIEMILEIALKNHIDENMNLAVFRDVTEKRELEEQLRKSDTLNVVGELAAGIAHEIRNPMTALKGFIQLLEGSVKEDFSMYFNVITSELSRIESIITEFLILARPQAIQYSNKDIGTIVKETMELLNAQAILVNVQMKLNIEQNLPLLFCEPNQLKQVFINVLKNAIEVMPDGGQIDVTVKRKNEDQLLISVRDRGSGISQDKIKRLGQPFYTTKERGTGLGLMVSYKIIEEHQGQVEVESEEGKGTTFHITLPITQ, encoded by the coding sequence ATTGGCTCAAGTAGAAAAAGAGAATGAAATGTTAAAATTTAAATTGCTTCAGCATGAAAATATACTAGAAGGTGCATTGGATGCTGTTGCTATTTTTGATGAAAATATGAGATTTATAGATGTAAACTCCGCCGCGTGTCATATGTTTCAATTGCAGAAAAAAGAGTTATGTAAACGAAATCTCTATGATTTTTTATCTCTTATACCAAGCAATCAAATAAGAGAAGTTATTGATGCTATTTATCAGGATGATCCAATTAGGAAGGAATTAATTGTCAAATTAGATAATGGACAGGTCAAATTTTTGGAAATCTCATTACGTAAAAATGCAATAAACGGCTATGATCTTGCTATGATTAAAGATGTTTCATTTAAGAAAATGCTTGAGCGTGAACGTACAATTAATGAGCAGCTTTTTAAAGATTTATTTCATCGTGCAGTGGATGGAATTGTCATCTTTGATCAAAAAGGTGATTTTATAGATGCGAACGGTTCTTTTTGCTCAAGCTTTGAAATAACGAAAACGCAGTTGAACTCTTTTGGTCTTGAAGATTTTATTGATGAGCAAGAGAAATATAGGCTCGATAACCTGTGGAAGATGCTAAAAGAAAATGGAAGCGCAAAGGGGGAGCTTCCTGTTATCTTAAAAGACGGTAGTAAGAAAATCTTCGAGTTTACAACAACTTCAAACATTATTGATGGCATTTACATGGCCATTATGAGGGACATTACAGAAAAAAGATCTATGGAAATACAGCTGTATAAAAGTGAGGAACGTTTTCGAGAGGTTTTTGAAAATGCGATAGACGCAATTATGATTTGGGATAAGCATGGTCAAATTTTGAAGGTGAACCAGGCAGCAAGCCGTACATTTGAATTAAATGAAGCAGAGCTTGTTCGTCGTAATATATTGGATTTTGTTGATCAAACCTCTCTAAGTTTTCTTAAAGTAAAAAAAGAATACTTTAAAATAGGCGCAATAAGAGAAGAACTTCTTTTTCATATGCCTAATGGACAAAATAAAGAGCTAGAGTTTACTTCTAAAATGGATATACTTGATGGTCATCATTTAACGATTTTTCGGAATGTTAGTGAACGAAAACGAATGGAAAAAATATTAAGGGAAAGTGAACATAAATTTCGAAGTATTTTTGATGGTGCAATGGATGGAATTATTTTATTTAATCATTCTTTTGAAATCATTGAAGCAAATGAAACAGCAAAAAAAATACTAAATTTAAATTCAGAAGATATCAAATCATCTAGAATATGTGATATTCTGTTTTCACATGCTCATGTAGACCCTGACACCAAAACGCTTGAGTCATATGAAGAAAATATACAAGAGATCATGTATATGAATGAAAATGGAATTGAAATGATCTTAGAAATTGCTCTTAAGAATCATATTGATGAAAATATGAATCTGGCTGTTTTTCGTGATGTAACAGAGAAAAGAGAGTTAGAAGAACAACTTAGAAAGTCAGATACATTAAATGTAGTTGGAGAACTAGCAGCGGGTATTGCCCATGAAATTCGCAATCCAATGACTGCATTAAAAGGATTTATTCAGCTGCTAGAGGGAAGTGTTAAAGAGGACTTTTCTATGTATTTTAATGTCATTACATCTGAGCTAAGTAGAATAGAGTCCATCATTACTGAATTTCTAATTTTAGCAAGACCTCAAGCTATTCAGTATTCCAATAAAGATATTGGAACTATAGTAAAAGAAACAATGGAATTGCTAAATGCCCAGGCCATTTTAGTAAATGTCCAGATGAAACTAAATATAGAACAAAACCTGCCATTGCTATTCTGTGAACCAAATCAACTGAAACAAGTTTTTATCAATGTGTTAAAAAATGCGATTGAAGTAATGCCAGATGGAGGCCAAATTGATGTTACAGTTAAACGAAAGAATGAAGACCAGCTATTAATTTCCGTGAGAGACAGGGGATCGGGGATTTCACAGGATAAAATAAAGAGACTAGGTCAACCATTTTACACAACAAAGGAACGTGGAACAGGGCTTGGTTTAATGGTAAGCTATAAAATAATTGAGGAACATCAAGGTCAAGTTGAGGTTGAAAGTGAAGAGGGGAAAGGGACAACATTTCATATTACCCTTCCGATTACACAGTAA